The sequence GGTCATCCTTGACAGAGTACAAATCCAACCTGGCATTGTAGGTCGGTAGCGTGAACAGATAGCTCTCAAGAACAGTGTTTGAGCTACCTCGGCGCGGCACCGGGCCCACACGTAGGTTCGAGACAAAAATGCTGTTGCCGCTCAGGTCTTGCATCTGGGCCAAACCGAAGGGGGGGTTGCGGTAGCCTTGGAGAAGGCCGGCGGGGTTGAATATAATGTCGAGTGTAAACTGGGCTTGGCTGTCTAGGTCCGCCTGTGAAATCGTGAACGGCGACTGGAATTTGAAGATGCCTCCCACGTAGGAGGACACGGCGACTTCCTGTGAGGACCCGGAGGTTCCTTCAAGGTTCTCCACCGTAACGATCGTCCATGGAGTTCCTGCTCCAGCTTCACGAAGCGTTACCGGGCCTTCCCTGCTCACCAGTGTGCGCCCATCATTCAGGATCAACTCCCCGTTGACCTTTACGAACGGGGCTACCTGGAACACACCGTACACATACGACTTGGCCGCCGCACCCGCCGCCGATGTCGTCCCTCCCACTGAACAATCCTGGGGACAGTTGGCTTCATTTTCCCCGAGTGGCGCTTCGCATGTGCGGTTGAGATTGCAGGGGCCCGGCTGAGGTCCACTGATCAATGTCCCCATGTTCAGCCCACTGTTTAGGTCCACCGGGATGTTCTGCAACTTGGCGGCGAGATCCTTCGCATCCATGAGGTTGACAAAATTCCCCGAGTCGGCCTTTGCCTGATCGACCGTGTAGGAGCTGCTTGCGGCGAGTGAACCGCCGGGTTCCGGGGCCTTGTAGAGTTGGAAACAATTCGTGCTTTCCTGAAACAAATTCCCTCCGCCTCCGGGGCCGTTGAGTTGGTAGCCCTGCTCATTGCAAATGGCGACGCGAAGGAGATAAACCTTGAAAGATTTCAGTTGGGACGCCGTGGACTGACCGACGATCTGGGCTGAAGTCATCTGGAGCCGAATCGGGCTCTCAAGAAAGAACCCCGGCAGTTTCGAGAGTCTTTCGGAAGCCCGAAACGAGCCTCCGGCGTCACCGGTACCGAATAGGATCGTTCGGGGTGGCGCTCCGGGAAGCGGCTCCAGCGTGGCATTCCGAACATTAAGCGTCAGTGTCGCCTTCTTGGCTGAGATTGCAGGCGGCTGGTCCGTGGTGGAGTCGGATGTCCCACCCGGCAATTGCCCGGGCTTCGTTGGATCCGTCGGTTGGGTGGTGGGCTGAGTCGCCGTGGCGGGCGTGCTCTCTTTCTCTCCACCGCCGCAGCCGCCGGGGGAGGCGGACGCGCCGAAGGCCAGCGTGAGGGCCAGCCCGGCCGTGACCATGAGGTGCTTTTGGTTCTTCATCATAGTGCTCCGATCCCGTTATGGAATGTTGAAGATGAGGATGCGATTGGCGGTATTGTCAGCGGCGTAAAGGCGGCCGTTGGCGCCGTCGTATGCCAGCCCCTTGACCCCGCCGCAAGCGAAGACAAGCAGCGCCAGCGCCGGAGGCCGCAACAGCCGGGAAACCCTTCGACCGATTCCAATATTAGTTCTCATGTCTCCCTCCTGAGCACATTGTGACACCTGAACTCTGGGGCTGATGGATCTCGTCCGAATTGAGGCTACAGCCGGTTTGCCCTCCACATTCCGTCCGAGCTTGACGCGCATGGTACCCACCTTTCACTCCGGCTTCAATGGATGATGGCGCTCAGCATTTGATCCTGCCCCGAGAACGGGGTCTGTTCCCCGGCCACGTGATGCGTCCTGCCGCCAAGAGGGTTCCGCCGGCAGGAACGCCCTTCGAATCCCGACCGGAGAAGGGGACGTTTGGACGACCCCGCCTGATCGGTTGCCGCTCGCCGCTGCACATCCGGTTGAGAAGGCGGTGAGCAATCCCATGAGCACGAGCAGGAACGCCGAGATCCACGTGGCGGGACGCATGGTTTTCACCTCAGCACGCCATCCCATCGCGCTCGCGGGTCTTCTCGGCGGAACCTGCGCCATTCGCTCGCGTTCGGGCATCAAGAGCTTCTCGGACCTTCAGCGCCAAGCCGTCGAGTGTGAAAGGTTTCTGGATGAAATCGGCACCTGGGGTGCGGTTGCCGTTCGAGGCCATACGGCGCTCCGTGTAGCCAGACATGTAGAGCACCCGGATCTCCGGAAGTTTTTCGCGCAATCGCTGAACCACTTCGATGCCGCCCATGCGGGGCATGACCATGTCCGTGATCAAGAGATGGACCGGCCCGTTGTGCGATTCCAGCGCCCTGAAGGCCTCGATTCCGTCGGCCGCCTCGATAACGGTGTAGCCGGTGGCCGTGAGGAATCGCGCCGCGAGATCTCGGACCATTCGTTCGTCCTCCACGAGGAGGATGGTTTCCGTGGCCGATTCTGCCGGCTTCTGTTTCGCCTCCACCCCGCACGGCGCGCCCCCCGCCGACGCGCGAGGGAAAAACACTTTGAAGGTCGCCCCGCGATCCGGCTCACTGTAAACGGACACGTGCCCGCCGCACTGCTTTGCAATTCCATACACGGTGGCCAGTCCCAAACCGGTGCCCTCCCCCTTCGCCTTGGTGGTGAAGAACGGTTCGAACACCCGCGAGAGGGTCTCACCATCCATCCCATGCCCCGTATCGCTCACCGCCAGCATGACATGGAGTCCCGGCTTCGCCTCGGGATGCTGAGACACGTAGGCTGAGTCGAACTCGACGTTCTGGGTCTCGATCGAGATGCGGCCTCCCATCGGCATCGCATCGCGCGCATTCACCGCGAGGTTCATGAGAACCTGCTCCACCTGGCTGGGGTCTGCATGGATCTTTCCGATGCCGGCCCCCAAGCCGACCTCAATGGCGATGTCCTCCCCTACAAGGCTCCGGAGAAGTTTGCTCATGTTCTCGACGATGACGTTGAGATCGATGACCTCGGCGTGGACCGACTGTTGGCGGCTGAAGGTGAGAAGCTGGCGCGTGAGGGCCGCAGCGCGTTCGGCAGATCGGACGATCTGCTGAACTTCAAGCCGAACCGGATCGTCCGACGGTAGACGGCGCATGACGAACTGGCCGTGTCCTAGGATGACCGTCAGGAGATTGTTGAAGTCGTGTGCGATCCCGCCCGCCAGCCGCCCGATCGCCTCCATCTTTTGGGATTGCCGGCGTCGTTTCTCATATTGATTCTTCTCGCCGTCCCCAGAGCAACGCGGCGCGGGGCGGTGCCGCTCTTCACGCACGTTCCTTTCACCGTCCCCGCAGCGGAGCGGAGCGGGACGTCTCCTCTCCTCCAGTTTCGATCCCATGCTTCCACCCTTGTCCGCCGCGGCGGACTTGCGGGTGAAATCACCTTTCGACGTTTCCGTGTTTCTGAACGTGGCCATACCCCCTCAAGAGCAAGCGTCAGGCCAAACGCTCCCGACCTGCGAACTGCATGGATAATATAGTTATGTATTATACTTATACGAACACGGCGACCACCGGTTTCCGCGTTACGCGTGGTTGTTTGTCACGTCACGTGGCGATTTGCACCGTGCATGAATTCCGATATACTCCTGCGCGTGCCCGACAAAATCCTGGGAAGGCTTGAAATCCTCCAGACTCTGGGTGAGGGCCAGTTCGGCCGCGTTCACAGGGCGTTCGATCACGTACTGAACAAGGAAGTCGCCGTGAAGGAGTTCTTCAGAATGGACCTGGAGAAGGCCGACACCTCCTTCCAAACAGAGATGAAGGTTCTCGCCCACCTCCACCATCCCGCCCTGCTCAAGGTGTACGACCTGCTGGTGGACGATACGACCGGTTCGCACTTCCTCACGGAAGAACTGATCGCCGGGCGAGATGCGTCGAAGGTTCTCAAGGAGGCCGATTGGGAAATTCGATGGCAGCTCTTCGCCCAGCTCCTCCAGGGTCTCGAATACCTTCATCAGCGCGGAATCATTCATCTCGATATCAAGCCGCCCAACGTGCTCGTCAGTGCCCCCGCGCACGAAGGAGGCATTCCCCAGGCCCGAATCCTCGACTTCGGGGTCGCCGACGAAATCGGAAAGTTCGACAAGAAGGGACTGATCGCCGGGACGTTTCCGTACATGGCGCCCGAAGTGGTCCGCGGTGATCACATCGACGGGCGGGCCGATCTCTACTCACTCGGCATGATGTTCTTCGAAGTCTTCAAAAGGCCTTCTCCTTTGCCCGATGGCCCGGCCGGCGAATGGCCCGGCGGCGGCGAAGCGGGAGGGACGGTGGCCGCGGACGCGAGCGATATCGCCCCAAGCACGGAAGCTCTCATTCAGGAGACGCTTAACCGAACCGCACCGCTTCGGACGGATTTCCAAGACGACGTACCCGAAAGCTTTCGAGAAGTCCTGATCACCCTACTCGATCCCAACCCGCGGCGCCGGTTCTGGTCCGCCAACGATGTCATCCGCCGCCTTAACGCGCGGGTGGGACGCCGCTTCCTCCTCGAACCGGGACGTCTCCGCATTCCGGACAAGGCCACGGCCGTGCTCTCCGGACGAGCGGAGGAATTCAAGGAGGTCGTCGGTTGGATGGAGCAGTTCCAGAAGACGGACGCCACACTATTCTTGGGGGTCATCGAGGGCCGCGCTCAGAGCGGCAAGTCGGCCGTCCTCGAGGAGGTTCGTCGCTGGGCGGAACTCGCCGATCGATTCGTCGTAAGCCTTCGCGGACCCTCCGAGGGACCTGCCGAACTTTTCATGAGACTGATGCACGATTCGGACGTCAAGGACCTCGAACCTCTTGCCCCATTCCTCAAGGCCCTTCTCCCGGCCCGTTTCGGGAGCGCGGAAGATCCTCCGGAACTGGAAACCCGCCCCGAGCTCCTCAAAGCGAGGGTATTGGAGAAGCATGCCGAGGCTCTCGCTCTGCTCCTGAAGAAACGACCGGTCATTCTGCTCGTGGACGACGTGGATCAGAAGAAGGATCTGGCGGAACTTCTGACGTTCCTCGGACGGGTGCTCCACGAGGCCGCAACCGCATCGGCACCCCCGGGCAAGATGAAAACGTTCCTTCTGATGACCGCTTCCGCCTCCGAGGGTTTGATGGTCGATCCGAAGCCTTCGCACACCCTGACGCTGAAAAACTGGTCGAAGCCTACGGCATTGGCGGTGCTGAACACTCTCCTGGCGGTTGAGCATGTGCCGGAAAAGCTCCTTCAGAAATTAATGGAGAAGACCGAGGGAATGCCCGGGCTCCTCGTGGAATACGTCCGGCTCCTCGTGAATGAGGTCCTGAAGCCGGGGGAAGACATCGAGGGCCAGCTCGATGCCCTCGATTGGCGGAATCTCGACGCCAGCCTCGACCTGGCGGCGTGGTATCAGGGAGACGTCGAACGACTCGACAACCAGGAAAGATCGATCCTCCGCTGGCTGAGTCTCACTTCATTGGAATTGGCCGCCGAAGACCTTGAACTTCTGGATCCTCCCCTCGTGGGACAGGCCGCAGCCGCCATTCGGAAGCTCCAGGATCTTGGCTGGGTCCGGCAGGGACCCAGCGGCTACCAACTTTCGAGCGAACTGAGACGGGAGGCCTCGTATCGGGAGATTCCACCCGCCGACGAATTTCGAATGCGTCTCCTCCTTGGAGAGAAATGGGAGGACCTCTCGTTGTCCCGGTTCGACAGACAGGGCGAGTCGGAGGGCGTCGGGCTCGAACGGGCGCACCAGTTCTTCCTGGGCGGCGACTCCGCCCGGGCCTTCGCTCTCGCCAAGCCCGAGATCCAACTCATGCTCAAGCTCAACCGGCCCGAACCCGTCGTGCAATTCCTGAGTTCACACGACATCCCAGCCCAGGCGTTGCCGGAAGAACCCCGCCGCCAGTATCGGAAATTCCTCGCGCAGGCCTTCCTGCAAACCGCGAACTTCCCGGGAGCCACCGAAGGGTACGGCGAGCTGCTTTCCGAGTCGCAGGAGCCGAGGGAGCGGGCGGAGCTGGCCGTCGCCTTGGCGCGGGCTCACCGGTACGGCGGACAGCTTAAGGAAGCGGCGGAGACGATCCGCCAGGCGCGGGCGCAGATGGATGAGACTTCCCCCTTTGTACCCAACCTGGACTCTCTGCTGGCTGACATCCTCGTGGAGCACGCCCGTTATGACGAGGCGGCCGGTATTGCCCAGCCGTACCTCACGGGCGGGCGCCCCTGTCACGTCGAGGAAGCCCTCGCCTTCCGACATGCCGTGGCCAAGGTCCATTTCTATCATGGCCGCATAGAGGAGGCGATCGAACTCTCGAAGCTGAACGTGACGGAAAGTCAGCGTTCGGGACGGCCCAGCCGGCATGCCCTCGCCCTCAACATGCTGGGCGCGGCCTATCTCAAACAGGGAAACATCGCCGAGGCCACGCCTCTCTTCCACTCCTGCTCCGCCATTAGCGCCGAAATCGGCGATCTCCGAACGATGGCGCTGGCGTGCGTCAACCTCGGGATGTGCTACCACGAAACCGGCGATCTCGAAGCGTCGATCAAGTACCACGAGAAGGCCGCCGCGATGTTCCGACGGATTTCCGACCGGTCCTACGAGGCCCGGCTCCTGTACAACCTGGGTCAACTCCGGCGGGAGGCCGGCGATTTTGAGGCCGCGGAAGACGTGCTGGCGGATGCCACGCGGCTGACCCAGGAGCTCCACATGGCCCACATCCAGGCCAAAATCCGGCTGGAGAGATCGGATTGTTTCCGCGCCCGCGGCCTGTTCGCTCGGGCCGCCGAGGAATGCGCGTCGGCCGAAACGATCTTCCGGGATCTCAATATCCCGGCGGAAATTCTGGCCGCGCGACTCAAGCGCATCGAGATCACGATCGATGCCGGGGAACCGGGCGCGGAATCCGCCGCGTCAACCGAGTTGGCTGAATGCGAGAAGGACCCTCTCCTGCACGAGTCGCCGATCCTCGACATCAAGGCGCTCTACGTCAAGGGACGCCTGGTTTCCAAAAGAAGCCCCGCCCAGGCCCGCAAACTTCTCGAACAAGCCATGACCAAGTTGGAGGCCATGCCCGGACCGGACCCAGAGCTCAAGCAGCGGATCAGCGATGCGTTCCGCCACGCCACGCCGGGATCGGAATCTCCCGCGGAGGAACATCGGCCGATCGAACCCATGAAGGAGGAACGCGAAATGCCCGAGAGGACACAAACACTGCCGGTCGCATCCGCTCCGCCCCCACGCGACTACCCGGCGACCGTCGTTGCAGCCACCCCTGCCGCATCCGATCTCCCGCGCCCGGCCGCCCCGCTCCGGCGGCGAAGCGATATCGAAAGCTTGTCGCTGCTGGAGGTCGTGCGGAAGATCAATTCGCCGCTGGATGTGCAAGACGTCCTCGTTGAGATCGTCGATTCCCTCGTCGGCTTCATGGATGCGGAACGGGGATTTCTGCTCCTCGTGGAGGAAGACAAGCTTGCTGTGCGGGTCGCCCGGTCGAAGGAGAAGAAAGACGTTCGCGATCCGGCCGAAAGTTTCAGCCTCAGCATCGCGCAGGAATCTTTGGATCAGGCCAAGCCCATTATCACCCTCGATGCGGCCAAAGACCCACGCTTCAAGGAAGCCGCCAGCGTCGGTCAGCTCCAGCTCAAGTCGGCGGTCTCGGTGCCCCTCTTCATGAAAGGCGAGGCGCTTGGAGCGATTTATCTCGACACTCGGCTCAAGACCGGCCGGTTCACGGAGCAGGACGTGCCGATGCTCTCCGCCCTTGCGGAGCTGGCCGCCCTGGCGATCTTCCGCGCCCAGCTCATTGCTCAGAACGTGCGCGACCAGCGCGAACTCCGCCGAAGTTTGAAAGAGACCAAGGAGACGAAGCAAAAAGTCGATCAGTTGAATACTGAGTTGGAGAATTCGAACAGGAAGCTTCAGGAGACGGTCCAGCACCAGGAGGAGGAACTGACCAGCGCCCAACGCCGTCTCCAGGACCTCGTTCACGATGAACAGCCAAAATACAAGTACGAGCGCATCGTGGGGAACAGTCCGGGCATGCGGCAGGTTCTGCTTCAGCTCGACCGGGCCGTGGAGATGCGCGTTCCCGTGCTCCTCGTCGGAAAGAGCGGCACAGGGAAGGAACTCATGGCCCGCGCCATCCATTACAATTCGCCGTCGAAGGACCAGCCTTTCGTGGCGGTCAATTGCACGGCGATTCCGCAGGAGCTTGTGGAATCCGAACTCTTCGGCCACGTCCGGGGCGCCTTTACGGGAGCCGACCGCGACAAGCCGGGGTTGTTCGAAACGGCTGAGGGCGGCGCCCTGTTTCTGGATGAGATCGGCGATGTCCCTCTCGCGATTCAGGCAAAACTCTTGCGTGTGCTCCAAGAAAGCACAGTCAGACGGGTCGGTGGCAACACCGAGAAGAAGGTGGATGTGCGCGTCATCGCCGCCACGAATGTCGACCTCAAAGATCTGGTCGCTCAGAAGAAGTTCCGCGAGGATTTGTACTACCGACTCCGAGTGTTCCGCATCAGCATCCCTCCGCTGCGCGAAAGGCGGGAGGACATTCAGGGCCTCACCGAATATTTCTTGAAGGAAATCGCCCGCCAGTACCGCGTGCCGGCCAAAACGCTGTCGAAAGCGGCGCTGCGCTTGCTGGTCGGTTACGACTGGCCGGGGAATGTTCGAGAATTGGAGAACACACTGCGAAGCGCCTTCGTCCTGAGCAAGAACAGGGAGATACAGGTCGAGGATCTTCGCCAGATGGAGGAGCTTTTCGGCGAGGGAGGCCCGGCGCCCGTTCGGGAAGGGCTCGGCCTTCGCGAAGCCCTCCTCGAATTTCAGAAGAACAGGATTGAGAATGCGCTTCGGCGACACGATGGAAGCGTCACCGAGGCCGCCAAGGAACTCCAGGTCGACCGCTCCCAGCTCTCCCACTGGATCCGCAAGTTCAAACTGGCTGACAAAAGCAACTAGGGTGACAGCCTGCTCAACTTGAAGCAAGCAGCGTGTTCCGATGTCAGAGCATCTGGGCCGTGGATTGGGCCCGATCCGATCTCCGCCCATTGCCGCTGAAGCGGTCTTTCAGTTTCAAGAAAGGTTTCTCCCAAACGTGGTAGGAGGCCGCTGCGGTGAGGAAGGCCAACCCCAGGTTTACGGGGAACCTCCGCCACCCTTCGGTTCCGAGAAACCACTGTTTGTCGTAGAGAAAAATCTGCTGCCAGATGTAGAGACTGTATGAAAGGACGCCAATGTAAACCATCACCCTGTGGTTCAGAAAACGATAGGTCAAGTCGTCTCTGACGGACACGACGCTCAGCATGAGATAGGCTGCACTCAGAGCGATCAGAGTGCCGCCGAAAGGCAACACGATAATGCCCAGCTTTCCGTTGTAGGACAGCGTTGAGACTCCCCACATCAGGCACACCGCCGTGATTCGGAGCGCCGGGTGCTTGAACAGAGCATGGTGGAGCCACTCTGGGTTGCGGTGCAATTTGACGGCGAACACGGCGCCGATCATCAGCGCATCGGC comes from Nitrospirota bacterium and encodes:
- a CDS encoding sigma 54-interacting transcriptional regulator yields the protein MPDKILGRLEILQTLGEGQFGRVHRAFDHVLNKEVAVKEFFRMDLEKADTSFQTEMKVLAHLHHPALLKVYDLLVDDTTGSHFLTEELIAGRDASKVLKEADWEIRWQLFAQLLQGLEYLHQRGIIHLDIKPPNVLVSAPAHEGGIPQARILDFGVADEIGKFDKKGLIAGTFPYMAPEVVRGDHIDGRADLYSLGMMFFEVFKRPSPLPDGPAGEWPGGGEAGGTVAADASDIAPSTEALIQETLNRTAPLRTDFQDDVPESFREVLITLLDPNPRRRFWSANDVIRRLNARVGRRFLLEPGRLRIPDKATAVLSGRAEEFKEVVGWMEQFQKTDATLFLGVIEGRAQSGKSAVLEEVRRWAELADRFVVSLRGPSEGPAELFMRLMHDSDVKDLEPLAPFLKALLPARFGSAEDPPELETRPELLKARVLEKHAEALALLLKKRPVILLVDDVDQKKDLAELLTFLGRVLHEAATASAPPGKMKTFLLMTASASEGLMVDPKPSHTLTLKNWSKPTALAVLNTLLAVEHVPEKLLQKLMEKTEGMPGLLVEYVRLLVNEVLKPGEDIEGQLDALDWRNLDASLDLAAWYQGDVERLDNQERSILRWLSLTSLELAAEDLELLDPPLVGQAAAAIRKLQDLGWVRQGPSGYQLSSELRREASYREIPPADEFRMRLLLGEKWEDLSLSRFDRQGESEGVGLERAHQFFLGGDSARAFALAKPEIQLMLKLNRPEPVVQFLSSHDIPAQALPEEPRRQYRKFLAQAFLQTANFPGATEGYGELLSESQEPRERAELAVALARAHRYGGQLKEAAETIRQARAQMDETSPFVPNLDSLLADILVEHARYDEAAGIAQPYLTGGRPCHVEEALAFRHAVAKVHFYHGRIEEAIELSKLNVTESQRSGRPSRHALALNMLGAAYLKQGNIAEATPLFHSCSAISAEIGDLRTMALACVNLGMCYHETGDLEASIKYHEKAAAMFRRISDRSYEARLLYNLGQLRREAGDFEAAEDVLADATRLTQELHMAHIQAKIRLERSDCFRARGLFARAAEECASAETIFRDLNIPAEILAARLKRIEITIDAGEPGAESAASTELAECEKDPLLHESPILDIKALYVKGRLVSKRSPAQARKLLEQAMTKLEAMPGPDPELKQRISDAFRHATPGSESPAEEHRPIEPMKEEREMPERTQTLPVASAPPPRDYPATVVAATPAASDLPRPAAPLRRRSDIESLSLLEVVRKINSPLDVQDVLVEIVDSLVGFMDAERGFLLLVEEDKLAVRVARSKEKKDVRDPAESFSLSIAQESLDQAKPIITLDAAKDPRFKEAASVGQLQLKSAVSVPLFMKGEALGAIYLDTRLKTGRFTEQDVPMLSALAELAALAIFRAQLIAQNVRDQRELRRSLKETKETKQKVDQLNTELENSNRKLQETVQHQEEELTSAQRRLQDLVHDEQPKYKYERIVGNSPGMRQVLLQLDRAVEMRVPVLLVGKSGTGKELMARAIHYNSPSKDQPFVAVNCTAIPQELVESELFGHVRGAFTGADRDKPGLFETAEGGALFLDEIGDVPLAIQAKLLRVLQESTVRRVGGNTEKKVDVRVIAATNVDLKDLVAQKKFREDLYYRLRVFRISIPPLRERREDIQGLTEYFLKEIARQYRVPAKTLSKAALRLLVGYDWPGNVRELENTLRSAFVLSKNREIQVEDLRQMEELFGEGGPAPVREGLGLREALLEFQKNRIENALRRHDGSVTEAAKELQVDRSQLSHWIRKFKLADKSN
- a CDS encoding response regulator is translated as MATFRNTETSKGDFTRKSAAADKGGSMGSKLEERRRPAPLRCGDGERNVREERHRPAPRCSGDGEKNQYEKRRRQSQKMEAIGRLAGGIAHDFNNLLTVILGHGQFVMRRLPSDDPVRLEVQQIVRSAERAAALTRQLLTFSRQQSVHAEVIDLNVIVENMSKLLRSLVGEDIAIEVGLGAGIGKIHADPSQVEQVLMNLAVNARDAMPMGGRISIETQNVEFDSAYVSQHPEAKPGLHVMLAVSDTGHGMDGETLSRVFEPFFTTKAKGEGTGLGLATVYGIAKQCGGHVSVYSEPDRGATFKVFFPRASAGGAPCGVEAKQKPAESATETILLVEDERMVRDLAARFLTATGYTVIEAADGIEAFRALESHNGPVHLLITDMVMPRMGGIEVVQRLREKLPEIRVLYMSGYTERRMASNGNRTPGADFIQKPFTLDGLALKVREALDARTRANGAGSAEKTRERDGMAC